From a single Lates calcarifer isolate ASB-BC8 linkage group LG12, TLL_Latcal_v3, whole genome shotgun sequence genomic region:
- the dyrk3 gene encoding dual specificity tyrosine-phosphorylation-regulated kinase 3 isoform X1, with protein sequence MMIISRKPEGPIATARHGDGLYDSYMRTDHILKDEADTNSPSGLPPMPKHTVVSNKAVMRDQVTVRGGQLKVKYLYEDSTNNRKINAITTATTQNSGTTGQTPSKPAPVSSLSKEHSVESTESSKGSTESSSTHGGGNGGNSGKLCGPLTPDQALRLYRSQLTTLEQTEIHSYPDIYFVGPNAKKRPAVAGGNNNCGYDDEQGGYIHVPHDHLAYRYEFLKIIGKGSFGQVAKVYDHKLQQHLALKMVRNEKRFHRQAQEEIRILEHLRKQDRNGTMNVVHMLENFTFRNHICMTFELLSMNLYELIKRNKFQGFSLPLVRKFAHSILQCLEALSRHRIIHCDLKPENILLKQQGRSGIKVIDFGSSCFEHQRVYTYIQSRFYRAPEVILGSRYGLPIDMWSFGCILAELLTGYPLFPGEDEGDQLACVMELLGMPPQKVLEQAKRAKNFINSKGHPRYCGANTLPTGATVLTGSRSRRGKMRGPPGSKEWSAALKGCEDPTFTDFIKKCLDWDPSSRLTPSQALRHPWLYRRLPKPLPGNEKSQGATVKRLPEHHSTSFPSILAKGGPVLGTTAANNKLRSNMMGDSGEAIPLRTVLPKLVS encoded by the exons GCCCAAACACACA GTTGTCAGTAACAAGGCTGTGATGCGGGATCAGGTAACTGTGCGAGGTGGCCAGCTGAAGGTCAAGTACCTGTATGAAGACTCCACTAACAACCGAAAGATCAACGCTATAACCACAGCAACCACTCAGAACAGCGGGACCACTGGTCAGACGCCCAGTAAACCTGCCCCAGTCTCCAGCCTGTCCAAGGAGCACAGTGTAGAAAG CACTGAATCCAGTAAGGGCTCCACTGAATCCTCCAGCACACACGGAGGTGGTAACGGAGGGAACAGTGGCAAGCTGTGTGGCCCGCTAACTCCTGACCAGGCTCTGAGACTGTACCGATCTCAACTGACCACCCTGGAGCAGACGGAGATCCACTCCTACCCGGACATCTACTTTGTGGGACCCAATGCCAAGAAGAGACCTGCCGTCGCTGGAGGCAACAACAACTGTGGCTATGATGATGAGCAGGGCGGTTACATTCACGTCCCCCATGACCACCTGGCTTACCGCTATGAGTTCCTCAAG atTATTGGTAAGGGTAGCTTTGGCCAGGTAGCCAAAGTATAtgaccacaaactgcagcagcacctGGCTCTGAAAATGGTGCGTAACGAGAAGCGTTTCCACCGGCAGGCGCAGGAAGAGATCCGCATCCTGGAGCACTTGCGCAAGCAGGACCGCAACGGCACCATGAATGTTGTGCACATGCTGGAAAACTTCACGTTCCGCAACCACATCTGCATGACCTTCGAGCTGCTGAGCATGAACCTGTACGAGCTGATCAAGCGCAACAAGTTCCAGGGCTTCAGCTTGCCGCTGGTCAGGAAGTTTGCACACTCCATCCTGCAGTGCCTGGAGGCCCTGAGCAGACACAGAATCATCCACTGTGACCTCAAGCCAGAGAACATCCTGCTTAAACAGCAGGGACGTAGCGGCATCAAG GTGATTGACTTTGGCTCCAGCTGTTTCGAACACCAGCGAGTGTACACCTACATCCAGTCTCGTTTCTATCGGGCTCCAGAGGTGATTCTCGGTTCACGTTACGGCCTTCCTATTGATATGTGGAGCTTTGGCTGCATACTGGCAGAGTTGCTGACTGGCTACCCGCTGTTCCCCGGCGAGGATGAGGGCGACCAGCTGGCCTGCGTCATGGAGCTGCTGGGCATGCCTCCACAGAAGGTTCTGGAGCAGGCCAAAAGGGCAAAGAACTTCATCAACTCCAAGGGCCACCCTCGCTACTGCGGCGCCAACACCCTGCCCACGGGGGCAACCGTGCTGACGGGGTCTCGTTCCCGTCGCGGCAAGATGAGAGGGCCCCCTGGTAGCAAGGAGTGGAGTGCCGCCCTGAAGGGCTGCGAGGACCCCACCTTTACTGACTTCATAAAGAAGTGTTTGGACTGGGACCCCTCGTCTCGTCTCACCCCTAGCCAGGCCCTCAGGCACCCTTGGTTGTACCGCAGGCTGCCCAAGCCCCTACCTGGGAACGAGAAGAGCCAAGGGGCCACAGTAAAACGACTCCCCGAGCATCACAGCACCTCCTTTCCCTCTATCCTGGCCAAAGGGGGGCCTGTCTTAGGCACCACAGCTGCCAACAACAAACTGAGGAGCAACATGATGGGAGATTCAGGGGAGGCCATACCTCTTCGCACGGTCCTCCCCAAACTTGTCTCTTAG
- the dyrk3 gene encoding dual specificity tyrosine-phosphorylation-regulated kinase 3 isoform X2 → MRTDHILKDEADTNSPSGLPPMPKHTVVSNKAVMRDQVTVRGGQLKVKYLYEDSTNNRKINAITTATTQNSGTTGQTPSKPAPVSSLSKEHSVESTESSKGSTESSSTHGGGNGGNSGKLCGPLTPDQALRLYRSQLTTLEQTEIHSYPDIYFVGPNAKKRPAVAGGNNNCGYDDEQGGYIHVPHDHLAYRYEFLKIIGKGSFGQVAKVYDHKLQQHLALKMVRNEKRFHRQAQEEIRILEHLRKQDRNGTMNVVHMLENFTFRNHICMTFELLSMNLYELIKRNKFQGFSLPLVRKFAHSILQCLEALSRHRIIHCDLKPENILLKQQGRSGIKVIDFGSSCFEHQRVYTYIQSRFYRAPEVILGSRYGLPIDMWSFGCILAELLTGYPLFPGEDEGDQLACVMELLGMPPQKVLEQAKRAKNFINSKGHPRYCGANTLPTGATVLTGSRSRRGKMRGPPGSKEWSAALKGCEDPTFTDFIKKCLDWDPSSRLTPSQALRHPWLYRRLPKPLPGNEKSQGATVKRLPEHHSTSFPSILAKGGPVLGTTAANNKLRSNMMGDSGEAIPLRTVLPKLVS, encoded by the exons GCCCAAACACACA GTTGTCAGTAACAAGGCTGTGATGCGGGATCAGGTAACTGTGCGAGGTGGCCAGCTGAAGGTCAAGTACCTGTATGAAGACTCCACTAACAACCGAAAGATCAACGCTATAACCACAGCAACCACTCAGAACAGCGGGACCACTGGTCAGACGCCCAGTAAACCTGCCCCAGTCTCCAGCCTGTCCAAGGAGCACAGTGTAGAAAG CACTGAATCCAGTAAGGGCTCCACTGAATCCTCCAGCACACACGGAGGTGGTAACGGAGGGAACAGTGGCAAGCTGTGTGGCCCGCTAACTCCTGACCAGGCTCTGAGACTGTACCGATCTCAACTGACCACCCTGGAGCAGACGGAGATCCACTCCTACCCGGACATCTACTTTGTGGGACCCAATGCCAAGAAGAGACCTGCCGTCGCTGGAGGCAACAACAACTGTGGCTATGATGATGAGCAGGGCGGTTACATTCACGTCCCCCATGACCACCTGGCTTACCGCTATGAGTTCCTCAAG atTATTGGTAAGGGTAGCTTTGGCCAGGTAGCCAAAGTATAtgaccacaaactgcagcagcacctGGCTCTGAAAATGGTGCGTAACGAGAAGCGTTTCCACCGGCAGGCGCAGGAAGAGATCCGCATCCTGGAGCACTTGCGCAAGCAGGACCGCAACGGCACCATGAATGTTGTGCACATGCTGGAAAACTTCACGTTCCGCAACCACATCTGCATGACCTTCGAGCTGCTGAGCATGAACCTGTACGAGCTGATCAAGCGCAACAAGTTCCAGGGCTTCAGCTTGCCGCTGGTCAGGAAGTTTGCACACTCCATCCTGCAGTGCCTGGAGGCCCTGAGCAGACACAGAATCATCCACTGTGACCTCAAGCCAGAGAACATCCTGCTTAAACAGCAGGGACGTAGCGGCATCAAG GTGATTGACTTTGGCTCCAGCTGTTTCGAACACCAGCGAGTGTACACCTACATCCAGTCTCGTTTCTATCGGGCTCCAGAGGTGATTCTCGGTTCACGTTACGGCCTTCCTATTGATATGTGGAGCTTTGGCTGCATACTGGCAGAGTTGCTGACTGGCTACCCGCTGTTCCCCGGCGAGGATGAGGGCGACCAGCTGGCCTGCGTCATGGAGCTGCTGGGCATGCCTCCACAGAAGGTTCTGGAGCAGGCCAAAAGGGCAAAGAACTTCATCAACTCCAAGGGCCACCCTCGCTACTGCGGCGCCAACACCCTGCCCACGGGGGCAACCGTGCTGACGGGGTCTCGTTCCCGTCGCGGCAAGATGAGAGGGCCCCCTGGTAGCAAGGAGTGGAGTGCCGCCCTGAAGGGCTGCGAGGACCCCACCTTTACTGACTTCATAAAGAAGTGTTTGGACTGGGACCCCTCGTCTCGTCTCACCCCTAGCCAGGCCCTCAGGCACCCTTGGTTGTACCGCAGGCTGCCCAAGCCCCTACCTGGGAACGAGAAGAGCCAAGGGGCCACAGTAAAACGACTCCCCGAGCATCACAGCACCTCCTTTCCCTCTATCCTGGCCAAAGGGGGGCCTGTCTTAGGCACCACAGCTGCCAACAACAAACTGAGGAGCAACATGATGGGAGATTCAGGGGAGGCCATACCTCTTCGCACGGTCCTCCCCAAACTTGTCTCTTAG